The following nucleotide sequence is from Takifugu flavidus isolate HTHZ2018 unplaced genomic scaffold, ASM371156v2 ctg568, whole genome shotgun sequence.
tggaggaaagcagagaccagaggaactgactgaggctgataaagaactccttctgaagttgggtcggctggcgtttgaacatctggagaaaggaaacatcatgttctactcagaagacctggagcgatgtggactggacgtctccgaggtgtcggtgtactcaggagtttgtacagagatcttcaagagagagagtgtgatcttccagaaatcagtctactgctttgttcatctgagcattcaggagtttctggctgccgtctacatgttccaccgttacaccaggaaagacacagcggttataaataagttcctaaaatattctgaaccagtcaaatctcttgatgacttcctcaggagagcactaatgaaatctctcaaaagtgaaaatggccacctggacttgtttgttcgcttccttcatggtctctctctggagtccaatcagaggatcttgggtggactgttggatcagaggaacagccacccagaaaccatccagaaggtcctcaacaacctgaaggaggtgaacagtgatgaaatctccccagacagaagcatcaacatcttccactgtctgatggagatgaaggatcagtcagtccatcaggagatccaagagttcctgaagtcaggggagaaatcaaagagggaactgtcagagatccactgttcagctctggcctacctgctgcagatgtcagaggaggttctggatgagctggacctgcagcagtacaacacctcagtggagggacgacgtcgcctgattccagctgtgaggaactgcaggaagttccagtaagtaaagatttctggggccggacatcggcgtttaaatcaagcgagtcgatcatgtcaggtagccataccccctccagtggtcattccttcaattctttatctccatgcagcgtccataaattaaaaacaacaattcatccagaaatgttcaacactggctggatataagttcaaaggtcaatccagacaaaccaacataaggcaggaataataggagccacaagttaactgactatcatgaaattactgtcatgtcattaaataacttttgtttgtttgtatacatcgtattctaacgacagaaaaacacattttaactaatgacacgtgactattttgcttcatttgttcaacgtaaaaacagccggcctcgttggtttaaatgggtgttttaggtctttgtggcggttccgtttggagcctttatgtgacccacaaagttgttggagcctttccacacccgttaggtggcaacttcatcactagcaacaaaaggtgcagtgaaaatgatttgaagggaaacaggcagatagaacagaagctgagggcaatcgatgcaaccagagactctgatgtcatcgatcggatcgctgaattaagacttgacgcaccatcgtacaaattggatgaaatgcaaaatatccaaagagccgatagacagataaaaagatgcacgtttctttaaaccatttgctataatcattttaaatattgagtaattatgagctgttctaaaataagacaaatgttgagaataattcagttgcatttcagatctgatggtcgttcaaactgttgctctacggtgttgaatttagcttttccaggaaatgagctacatttgtgttgaggtagattctcagataagttgatgagaaatcccaaagtttgactcactatttttgtttcatacacaacagactgtctggtagttttctttcaacgagtcattgggaagttgtggcctcagcaatgacgtcaaacccttctcatctacgggagctgagcttaagagagaacaaaagcctgacagatgccgacgtaaagttactgtcttctgcaatgatgcatccaaactgcagactggagacgctcaggtcaggaggcctctgttggtctttcctaaatttctttacattttctgcttttctcttcattttcagatttagaaatgtgtttttatttgccccatttattccttttccaggctgtggtactgcagtttatcagagatcagctgtgactctctggcctcggcctgaggtccaatccctccgatctgagggttctggacctgagtcagaaccagctgcaggatccaggagtgaagctgctctgtggttttctccaggatcctctctgtgagctggagactctcaggtcagctttcttttatcttcgacataacaactaaacaatgaaaggcttcaagataaactccattgacttttggagaagagaagtttagtatgaatttaaatgagccattgaaagtcaattttatagatactttttaactgtgttgttgctgtaatatcccagttcatcagtgggggggcagagctcctgactccaaggccctgattgaataatgaaataaaatgaaataatgattttgagcaagtgttaatatgacttttcctccaataagagataatttcttgccatgattcctgaTCCAGACTGAGgtgtgactgcagtttatcagagatcagctgcgactctctggcctcggccctgaggtccaatccctcccatctgagggttctggacctgagtaggaaccagctgaaggatccaggagtgaagctgctctgtggttttctccaggatcctctctgtgagctggagactctcaggtcagctttcttttatcttcgacataacaactaaacaatgaaaggcttcaagataaactccattgacttttggagaagagaagtttagtatgaatttaaatgagccattgaaagtcaattttatagatactttttaactgtgtt
It contains:
- the LOC130520888 gene encoding NLR family CARD domain-containing protein 3-like; this translates as MCLIPVFCWITAIVLEDMMTRDQRGELPKTLTDLYSHFLRVQIKRKKQKYGGKQRPEELTEADKELLLKLGRLAFEHLEKGNIMFYSEDLERCGLDVSEVSVYSGVCTEIFKRESVIFQKSVYCFVHLSIQEFLAAVYMFHRYTRKDTAVINKFLKYSEPVKSLDDFLRRALMKSLKSENGHLDLFVRFLHGLSLESNQRILGGLLDQRNSHPETIQKVLNNLKEVNSDEISPDRSINIFHCLMEMKDQSVHQEIQEFLKSGEKSKRELSEIHCSALAYLLQMSEEVLDELDLQQYNTSVEGRRRLIPAVRNCRKFQLSGSFLSTSHWEVVASAMTSNPSHLRELSLRENKSLTDADVKLLSSAMMHPNCRLETLRLWYCSLSEISCDSLASA